From Microbacterium invictum, the proteins below share one genomic window:
- a CDS encoding VOC family protein: MSIERIESVVYGVDDLDECARFFVDFGLELVEHTEDRVVLTTQVKQRLVLKRNDDPTLPASVEATPGIREVVWGVDSQAALDALVENLRTDREVDVDQDGVAHTYDETGFGLGLALTDPVQLNYDPRKYNSSGRVERWNQPHTEITDITPIRICHVALNIPKEGRHEAVDFYLNRLNFRATDIVEPMGVFMQVEGDDDQHNFLLCHRPDRAGTNHTSYEVSGFDDVIEGGNHMIQKGWREARRLGRHTVGSNVFRFIHNPAGGRVEYAADMDRVDDTYGPNVHAETPPHHIWVLETNRDTPAPNTSEGTALP, translated from the coding sequence ATGTCCATCGAACGCATCGAGTCCGTCGTCTACGGCGTCGACGACCTCGATGAGTGCGCGCGCTTCTTCGTCGACTTCGGCCTCGAGCTCGTCGAGCACACCGAGGACCGCGTCGTCCTGACCACGCAGGTGAAGCAGCGCCTCGTACTCAAGCGGAACGACGACCCGACGCTCCCGGCATCCGTCGAGGCGACCCCCGGCATCCGCGAGGTCGTGTGGGGAGTCGACTCGCAGGCCGCGCTCGATGCCCTCGTCGAAAACCTTCGGACCGACCGCGAAGTCGACGTGGACCAGGATGGTGTCGCCCACACCTACGACGAGACCGGATTCGGACTCGGTCTCGCCCTGACCGACCCGGTGCAGCTGAACTACGACCCGCGCAAGTACAACAGCTCGGGCCGGGTCGAGCGCTGGAACCAGCCGCACACCGAGATCACCGACATCACGCCGATCCGCATCTGCCACGTCGCGCTCAACATCCCCAAGGAGGGCCGGCACGAGGCCGTCGACTTCTACCTGAACCGCCTCAACTTCCGTGCGACCGACATCGTCGAGCCGATGGGCGTGTTCATGCAGGTCGAGGGCGACGACGACCAGCACAACTTCCTGCTGTGCCACCGTCCCGACCGCGCGGGCACGAACCACACCTCGTACGAGGTGTCCGGCTTCGACGATGTCATCGAGGGCGGCAACCACATGATCCAGAAGGGCTGGCGCGAGGCGCGCCGGCTCGGACGGCACACGGTGGGATCGAACGTCTTCCGCTTCATCCACAATCCGGCGGGCGGCCGCGTCGAGTACGCCGCCGACATGGACCGTGTCGACGACACCTACGGGCCCAACGTCCACGCCGAGACCCCGCCGCATCACATCTGGGTGCTCGAGACCAACCGCGACACCCCCGCACCCAACACGTCGGAAGGAACGGCTCTGCCATGA
- a CDS encoding MarR family winged helix-turn-helix transcriptional regulator — protein sequence MSKDARRSDVPDDGSAAPEFRLLAELVIDVAREIQLRAVQTTPVVPLTQTQGQVMRYVHNHPECSASDIADGSGLQRANVSTALRELRGRGYITSRRDDVDGRAIRIASTGLADQTIERLRASWADLIAHAWAGGDDPAGNSPGQAIEVLDRIRSGLIADRASTSFAAEGPEPVASAADSTVMAGTGADRARPEPSPLR from the coding sequence ATGAGCAAAGACGCCCGAAGGAGCGACGTACCCGACGACGGATCGGCCGCTCCGGAGTTCCGTCTGCTCGCCGAACTCGTCATCGACGTCGCCCGCGAGATCCAGCTGCGGGCCGTCCAGACCACTCCGGTGGTGCCGCTCACCCAGACCCAGGGTCAGGTCATGAGGTACGTGCACAACCACCCGGAGTGCTCCGCATCCGATATCGCCGACGGCAGCGGGCTGCAGCGGGCGAACGTCAGCACGGCGCTGCGCGAGCTGCGCGGTCGCGGCTACATCACGTCACGACGAGACGACGTCGACGGCCGCGCCATCCGTATCGCGTCGACCGGCCTCGCCGACCAGACCATCGAGCGCCTCCGTGCGTCGTGGGCGGATCTCATCGCGCATGCCTGGGCGGGCGGCGACGATCCGGCCGGCAACTCACCCGGACAGGCCATCGAGGTGCTCGATCGCATCCGCTCGGGGCTGATTGCAGACCGCGCAAGCACATCGTTCGCAGCGGAGGGTCCCGAACCGGTGGCCAGCGCCGCAGACTCGACGGTGATGGCCGGCACGGGTGCCGACCGGGCGCGCCCCGAACCGTCCCCCCTTCGCTGA
- a CDS encoding LysR family transcriptional regulator, which produces MDRLVVMRTFVTVAKSSSFSAAARELAISGSLVSRHVADLERQVGVRLVNRTARSVSLTDAGRRYAEFAGRILDEIDDEDASLSGSQDAPEGTLSIICPKWIGTLEVGDAIAAFVREHPKITVRFELGGMSDRNYDFLDRGYDVAFHTRDLRDSNVLIRRVSELPFVLAASADYVRRKGTPETVADLGEHDCLMHPNDPVWRLGEGADTIHHKVQDPTVVANSYLVIEKLVEQGCGVALIPRRPAAARLAAGDLIEVLPHYQPPARALYAVHGPGGRTPERVRIFLDFMTAWFRSRTAPAR; this is translated from the coding sequence ATGGACCGACTTGTCGTGATGAGGACCTTCGTCACCGTGGCGAAGTCGTCGAGCTTCAGCGCGGCGGCGCGCGAACTCGCGATCTCAGGATCGCTCGTGTCGCGGCACGTCGCCGATCTCGAGCGCCAGGTGGGCGTCCGCCTCGTCAACCGCACCGCGCGTTCGGTCAGTCTCACCGACGCGGGCCGCCGGTACGCCGAGTTCGCCGGGCGCATCCTCGACGAGATCGATGATGAGGATGCCTCGCTCTCCGGCTCGCAGGACGCCCCCGAGGGGACGCTCTCGATCATCTGCCCGAAATGGATCGGCACGCTCGAGGTGGGCGACGCGATCGCGGCGTTCGTGCGGGAGCATCCGAAGATCACCGTCCGCTTCGAACTCGGCGGCATGTCGGATCGCAACTACGACTTCCTCGATCGCGGGTACGACGTGGCATTCCACACCCGCGATCTGCGCGATTCCAACGTGCTGATCCGCCGGGTGTCGGAGCTGCCGTTCGTCCTCGCGGCGTCCGCCGACTACGTGCGCCGCAAGGGCACGCCCGAGACGGTCGCCGACCTCGGCGAGCACGACTGTCTGATGCACCCGAACGATCCGGTGTGGCGGCTGGGCGAGGGTGCCGACACGATCCATCACAAGGTGCAGGATCCGACGGTGGTGGCCAACTCCTACCTCGTGATCGAGAAGCTCGTCGAGCAGGGGTGCGGCGTCGCCCTCATCCCGCGGCGCCCGGCCGCGGCCCGGCTGGCAGCCGGCGACCTCATCGAGGTGCTGCCGCACTACCAGCCGCCGGCACGTGCCCTCTACGCCGTGCACGGACCCGGTGGCCGCACGCCCGAGCGGGTGCGCATCTTCCTCGATTTCATGACGGCCTGGTTCCGCAGCCGCACCGCGCCCGCCCGCTGA
- a CDS encoding ATP-binding cassette domain-containing protein: MTTKVSSPDTGAHPRETAEALLVVDRLSISYEARNVFRHARRNVVEDVTFHIKPGETLGLVGESGSGKSTVGRAILRLIAPSAGSIRFDGRDLSAFGHRTPLAYRRDVQAVFQDPSMSLNPRQPVSMAVTAALKRHGLGDRADRARLAAETFDHVGLTRAHLDRYPSELSGGQQQRVAIARALVLKPRLVVCDEALSALDLSTQNQILDLLVDLQLETDMSYLFIGHNLEIVRHISDRIAVMRLGELVESGDAEQVFEHPQHPYTRKLLGATPAEHPEGREGRRAVRVSFAKALAEGIVPEV; encoded by the coding sequence ATGACGACGAAGGTGAGCTCGCCCGACACCGGAGCACATCCCCGCGAGACGGCCGAGGCGCTGCTCGTCGTCGATCGACTGTCGATCAGCTACGAAGCGCGCAACGTCTTCCGCCATGCGCGGCGCAATGTCGTCGAGGATGTCACGTTCCACATCAAACCCGGAGAGACTCTGGGTCTGGTCGGCGAGTCGGGTTCGGGCAAGTCGACCGTGGGCCGTGCGATCCTGCGGCTGATCGCCCCCTCTGCGGGGTCGATCCGTTTCGACGGACGCGACCTGAGCGCGTTCGGCCACCGCACCCCGCTGGCCTACCGTCGTGACGTGCAGGCCGTGTTCCAGGACCCGTCGATGTCACTCAATCCGAGGCAGCCGGTCTCGATGGCCGTCACGGCGGCGCTCAAGCGCCATGGGCTGGGAGACCGGGCCGACCGCGCCCGCCTCGCCGCCGAGACATTCGATCACGTGGGCCTCACCCGCGCGCACTTGGACAGGTATCCGAGCGAGCTGTCGGGCGGGCAGCAGCAGCGGGTCGCGATCGCGCGTGCTCTCGTGCTCAAGCCACGACTGGTCGTGTGCGACGAGGCACTCAGCGCGCTCGACCTGTCGACACAGAACCAGATCCTCGACCTCCTCGTCGATCTGCAGCTCGAAACCGACATGAGCTACCTGTTCATCGGTCACAACCTCGAGATCGTGCGGCACATCTCCGACCGCATCGCCGTGATGCGCCTGGGCGAACTGGTCGAATCGGGCGACGCCGAGCAGGTCTTCGAGCATCCGCAGCATCCGTACACCCGCAAGCTGCTCGGAGCCACGCCGGCCGAGCACCCCGAGGGTCGGGAGGGCCGTCGAGCCGTGCGCGTCTCGTTCGCGAAAGCGCTCGCCGAGGGGATCGTTCCGGAGGTGTGA
- a CDS encoding dipeptide/oligopeptide/nickel ABC transporter permease/ATP-binding protein: MTESQYGSTVAIKTKTSGHKQGAKVVRRLLRQPLTVIAFAWLLVVVAWAIFAPWLAPYDPLENDFTSVLQGPTAEHWLGTDENGRDILSRIIYGARVALAVGFGAVMVAMLIGVPIGLLLGFRGGWTDRIGTRFVDVFDAMPGILVAFAVISILGRGLGPVLLAIGLMFCMNFARMARAITMAERNKLYVDAARVSGLRERSIVFGQVLPNLASPLIVQAAIMTGTAIIIESALSFLGIGLESAVPSWGGLLGVAAAKLALQPFMAIPPGVVIVCTVLAFNTIGDGLNEALGVGRRKLFRRPIKIADDVARVAADEAPAAAAVAAAEAGGFVSTTSPVGTPEGVVVAPIVRDEVDADGAPFDSANILEIRDLHIEFQSVEKGTIELVKGASLNIRRGEIVGLIGESGSGKSTLARAVLGLLAPGIGVSHGSILLEGQELAGKPEKELRGVRGNVMAAVFQDPMAALSPVHTIGKQLGEPLRAHFDLSKAEIRTRSIELLDRVGVKDAESRLTHYPHQFSGGMAQRVAIAIALASQPQLMVADEATSALDVTTQAQVLDLLLDLRDEYGMAILLITHDMGVVAEACDRAAVMYNGELVEVTETAAALFDAPQDSYTKSLLAARARRPRPTKEVAR; encoded by the coding sequence ATGACCGAATCGCAATACGGCAGCACCGTCGCCATCAAGACGAAGACGTCCGGGCACAAGCAGGGCGCGAAGGTCGTGCGGCGGCTGCTGCGGCAGCCGCTCACCGTCATCGCCTTCGCCTGGCTGCTGGTCGTGGTCGCGTGGGCGATCTTCGCTCCGTGGCTGGCACCCTACGATCCGCTCGAGAACGACTTCACGAGTGTGCTCCAGGGGCCCACTGCCGAGCACTGGCTCGGCACGGACGAGAACGGCCGCGACATCCTCAGCCGCATCATCTACGGGGCGCGCGTCGCGCTCGCCGTCGGGTTCGGTGCGGTGATGGTCGCCATGCTCATCGGCGTGCCGATCGGCTTGCTCCTCGGGTTCCGCGGAGGCTGGACCGACCGCATCGGCACGCGCTTTGTCGACGTCTTCGACGCCATGCCCGGCATCCTCGTGGCGTTCGCGGTGATCTCGATCCTCGGCCGTGGTCTGGGGCCCGTGCTGCTGGCGATCGGCCTCATGTTCTGCATGAACTTCGCCCGCATGGCGCGCGCCATCACGATGGCCGAGCGCAACAAGCTCTATGTCGACGCGGCGCGTGTGAGCGGGCTGCGGGAACGGTCGATCGTGTTCGGCCAGGTGCTCCCGAACCTCGCCTCGCCCCTCATCGTGCAGGCGGCGATCATGACCGGCACAGCTATCATCATCGAGTCCGCGCTGAGCTTCTTGGGGATCGGGCTGGAATCCGCGGTGCCGTCCTGGGGCGGATTGCTGGGCGTTGCCGCAGCCAAGCTCGCGTTGCAGCCGTTCATGGCCATCCCGCCGGGTGTCGTGATCGTGTGCACCGTGCTCGCATTCAACACCATCGGCGACGGCCTCAACGAGGCCCTTGGCGTCGGGCGGCGCAAGCTCTTCCGTCGCCCCATCAAGATCGCCGACGACGTCGCCCGTGTCGCAGCGGACGAGGCTCCCGCGGCGGCGGCCGTCGCCGCGGCCGAGGCCGGCGGCTTCGTGTCGACGACGTCCCCGGTCGGCACGCCGGAGGGGGTCGTCGTCGCGCCCATCGTCCGCGATGAGGTGGATGCCGATGGTGCGCCCTTCGACTCGGCGAACATCCTCGAGATCCGCGATCTGCACATCGAGTTCCAGAGTGTGGAGAAGGGCACCATCGAGCTCGTCAAAGGCGCGTCGCTGAACATCCGGCGCGGCGAGATCGTCGGGCTGATCGGTGAGTCCGGGTCGGGTAAGTCGACGCTCGCTCGCGCGGTGCTGGGGCTGCTCGCGCCGGGCATCGGTGTCTCGCACGGCTCAATCCTGCTCGAAGGTCAGGAGCTCGCCGGCAAGCCAGAGAAGGAACTGCGCGGTGTGCGGGGCAATGTCATGGCCGCGGTCTTCCAGGACCCTATGGCGGCGCTCTCGCCGGTGCACACCATCGGCAAGCAGCTCGGCGAGCCGCTGCGAGCACATTTCGACCTGTCGAAGGCCGAGATCCGCACGCGCTCCATCGAGCTGCTCGATCGCGTGGGCGTGAAGGACGCCGAGTCGCGGTTGACGCACTACCCCCATCAGTTCTCCGGCGGTATGGCCCAGCGCGTGGCGATCGCCATTGCCCTCGCCTCGCAGCCGCAGCTGATGGTCGCCGACGAGGCCACCAGCGCCCTGGACGTCACGACGCAGGCTCAGGTGCTCGATCTGCTGCTGGACCTGCGCGACGAGTACGGCATGGCGATCCTGCTGATCACCCACGACATGGGGGTCGTGGCCGAGGCATGCGATCGCGCGGCTGTGATGTACAACGGCGAACTGGTGGAAGTGACCGAGACGGCCGCCGCCCTGTTCGACGCACCTCAGGATTCCTACACCAAGTCGCTGCTGGCGGCACGGGCGAGACGCCCACGCCCGACGAAGGAGGTGGCGCGATGA